CTTGCGCGTCGGGCTAGTGTAGTTCGATCCATCGGCGCGAGCACTCAAACCCTCAAGCAGCCGCGGAACCCGCGAGCGGCGTAGTACGATTCCGCGCCGTTGTGGTAGGTGAACACCTGGTCGTAGCGGCGGTCGCAGAAGATGGCGCCGCCGAGTTTGCGGATCACGTCCGGCGTTTTCACCCAGCTCGACGTCTTCGTATCGAACGGTCCGAGCTGTTGCAGCTCGCGATATTGCGCTTCCGACAGGATCTCAACGCCCATCGTGGCGGCCATGCCCAGGGCGCTATCTTTCGGTTTGTGTTCCTTGCGAGATTCCAGCGCATCGGCGTCGTAGCAAACGCTTCTGCGGCCCGCGGGACTTTCCGCTGAGCAATCGAAAAACACGAACTCGCCTGACGTCTTGTCATGCCCAACGACATCCGGCTCGCCGCCGGTACTTTCCATTTCCTGGAGTGACCTCAGTTTTTCGGGATGCGCCTCGATCTTGGCTTGGATCTTCACCCAGGCAAGGCCACGGTGGCGATCCAGATTCTCTTCAAAACGCGCCTTCAAGACGTCGAGCAGTGTTTCGCCCTGGTCGGCCGACAAGTTTTGCTGTCCCCGCGCGGCTTTTTTCATATCCGTGCATGATCTCCCTGGAACCGGCGTATTCAATCCATACTAACGCCAAGAATCCACGCTCGATATACTTCGGGCCGTAGCCGGCGCGGGGGCTTGAACTTACTTACCTCCTTGTGCCATATTTCACGATCTTCCAAAACGCCTGGCAATCCATTTCCCGAGCGACGCTCTCGTGGCCGAGTTTTTCATCCAGACCTGCGGCTTACCTGGGTGGCTGGGCTACCTGGTCGCGGGGCTGATTCAGTGCGTGATCCTGATTCACGTCCCGCTCGTCGGGGCGATGTTTTTCGTCTGGGTGGAACGCAAGGTTTCCGCCCGGATTCAGGACCGCCTGGGCCCGACCCGCTGCGGCGGTAAGTTCGGTTGGCTACAGCTTTTAGCAGATGGCATCAAGCTGCTGAATAAGGAAGATTTACGGCCCGGAGCGGCCGATGGAATGCTGTTCCGAGTGGCGCCCTATGTGAGCTTCTGCGCGTCGTTTGCGGCACTGATCGCGCTGCCTTTTTCGGACGGTTGGGTCGTGCAGCGGATGGACGCCGGCGTGTTCTTCATTCTGGCGGTGCTGGGGATCGAAGTCTTCGGCGTGATTCTGGCCGGCTACGCCTCGGCGTCGAAGTGGTCGCTGTTCGGGGCGATGCGCGAAGCGGCGCAAGTCGTGAGCTACGAAGTCCCGATGGGCATGTGCGTCGTGGTGCCAGTGTTAATCGCCGGCTCGATGGACATGGTGACGATCGCCAACAAACAGGCCGGTTTGTTCACCAACTGGTATCTGTTCCACGATCCGTTCACGTTCATCATCTTCTGGGTCTACTTCACCTGCGGCACGGCGAGCGTGAACCGCGCTCCATTCGACCTGGCCGAGGCCGAAAGCGAATTGGTGGCCGGTTTCCACACGGAATACTCCGGTTTCCGCTGGCTGATTTTCTACATGGCCGAATATGGCTCCATGTTCATTGTCGCCGGCTTAGCGTCGATCCTGTTTTTCGGCGGCTGGAACGGCCCGATCCCGATCGCCGATTGGCTCGGACTGCATTACGCTCCTGGCGCGACCGATTTTTCGATCTGGGGATTTGCCGGCAACCTGTTGGGCTGCTTGAACTTCATGTTCAAGTCGATCATCGGCGTGACTGTGATGATCTGGGTCCGCTGGACGCTGCCGCGGTTGCGCATCGACCAAGTCATGACCACTTGCCTGAAATACTGCACGCCATTGGCGGCGGCTTGCTTCTTGTTGGCCACGCTCTGGACGCTCTCGGGCATTCCGTTCATTAACGACATCGCGCCGCGGCCGTTCCAAGCGGCGGTTGCTGCCCCGGAAGTAGAATCGCCCGCGCCTCCGGCCGTGGCTTCGTTGTCTCAGCCAAGCGAGGAGCGATAGCCATGGAACCGATCAACTGGCATTCGTTCTTCTTCCTGCTGTTCGGCGCGCTAACCGCGGTGTTCGCCGTGGCGGTCGTGGTCACCAGCAATATCGTGCGGATGGCCTTTTACCTGATTCTTTCCCTCGGCGCGACGGCCGGCCTGTTTTTTCTGGCCGGGGCCGATTTCGTCGGGGCGATGCAATTGATGATCTATGTCGGCGGCACCTTGGTGCTGCTGATCTTCGGCGTGATGCTCACCGCGCAAGGCCCGTTCATCTCGATGAAAACCGGCGGCGGCGAATGGGTGTTGGCCACAATCCTGGGTGGCGCGCTGCTGGGCCTGTTGGTCAAGACGGCCTTTAGCGTTGAGGATTGGCAGGGGCCGGCCGCCGTGGCACATGTCGAAGGCGAAGCGGAACACGCTGTCATGTTACCGGCGCAATCGCCCACTTCGGCCCCCATTGGGCTCGGCTTGCTGGGCGTCCGGACTGACAAGCTGGATCCAGCGAAATCGGCGCTCGCGCCCGGCATGGCCGGTTACTTGCTGCCGTTCGAAATTGTTTCCGTTCATCTGTTGGTGGTGCTGGTCGGCGCCGCGTACCTGGCCAGAACGAAAAAGCGCCGCGAGGCGTAAGTTCCAGCGAATTGAAACTGCGGATATGGACCTGCTCACTCAGCCTGTCGGCGTCGCCCATTTCATGGCCATCGGCGCCGTGCTGTTCGTTTCCGGCGCCGTTTGCATGGCGACGAAGCGGAATGCGCTCGGCGTGTTGATGGGCATTGAACTGGTGCTGAACGGGGCGAACCTGAACTTCGTGGCGCTCAGCAGCGAATATCTGCGCCGCGACACGGCGCTGGCGCTTGGCATGGACGGACATTTGATTGCGTTGTTCGTCATCGTACTGGCCGCCGCGGAAGCCGCGGTGGCCTTGGCGATCACGCTCAACTTCTACAACAACCACTCCACGGTCGACGTCGACCGCGCGGACGACCTGCGCGGTTAGATCACGACTAGGAATCGGCTCGAAGCGACGATGGATGCACTCGGCGATAATTTGTGGCAGTTGCTCCGGGCAGCCTGGCTGTTGCCGTTGGTGTCGTTCACGATCATCGTGTTCGGCGGCAAGCGGCTCGGCAAAGCGGGCGTGTTGGCGGGCTACTTGGCGACCGGGGCGATCGTCGGCGCGTTCGTCCTCTCGATGACGGCCTTCGGGCTCTGGCTCAACGCTTACGGCGTGCCGACGCTCGAACATCATGGCGGCGAGCATCACGCGCAGCTTGAACCCGCAGACAGCGCGTTCACGCTGGCGAGTTCCCAGGAAGCGGCCCCGGCCGAAGCACCTCACGCCGACGAAGCTGGTCACGCCGTAAAGCCGAACTTTCACGCCGGCGAGTGGTATCGCCTGGCCGAATTCGGCAACTTGAAGGCGTCGATCAGCTACCACATCGACGCGCTCACCATCTGCATGTTCTGCATGGTGACGTTGATCGCCTCGTGCATCCATTTCTATGCCATGGGCTACATGCACGATGAATTGCACGATATCACCGACCACGAAGTGCATCTGCACGACGGGCATCATCTGCATCGGCCCGGGCGCTATTACCGGTTTTTTCAGTACCTGTCGCTGTTTTGCTTCAGCATGCTGGGGTTGGTGATCGCCGGCAATGTGCTGATGGTGTTCGTGTTCTGGGAGTTGGTGGGCGTTTGCTCGTACTTCCTGATCGGCTTCTACATCGAGCGGAAGAGCGCGTCGAACGCGGCGAACAAGGCCTTTATCGTCAACCGCGTCGGCGACTTCGGCATGCTGATCGGCATGATGGCCCTCTGGGGAAGCCTCGGCACGTTCACGTTCGCCGGCAGCGATCTGGACAAAGACGGCACGATCGCCCAGAGCGAGAAGGGAATTTTCGACCTCTTGCGCGATCCAGAGCACGGGTATCTGCTCGCCCCCGCCGACGGCATGGTCGTGGCCGCCGCGGCCGCCGATCCCACCGTGACCGTAGGGCCCAGCCCAGAGAACATTCAAGCCTGGCGCACGCAGGGCTACGGTTACTGGCTGCTGGTCATCGCCGGCGTCGGCATCTTCTGCGGTTGCGTCGGCAAAAGCGCTCAGTTCCCGTTGCATGTCTGGTTGCCGGACGCGATGGAAGGGCCCACGCCGGTCTCGGCGCTCGTCCACTCGGCGACGATGGTGGCTGCTGGCGTTTATTTGGTTGGCCGCTTCTATCCGGCCTTCGCGCCCGAGGCGCTGTTGGTCATTGCTTACGTTGGTGCGATCACACTGTTCCTCGCGGCGACAATCGCCATCACCGCCACCGACATCAAACGCGTGCTCGCCTATAGCACCGTCAGCCAGTTGGGCTACATGATGCTCTCGCTCGGCATCGGCGGTTGGATCGGCGGGATGTTCCACCTGTTTACGCATGCGTTCTTCAAAAGCTTGTTGTTCATGTGCTCCGGCTCGGTGATTCACGCCACGCACACGAACGAAATGCCCAAGATGGGCGGCCTGCGGAAGAAGATGCCGTGGACCGCCTACACGATGCTCGTCGGTTGCCTGGCCATCGCCGGCGCCGGCTTGCCGATCGCGCTCTTCGGCTGGCATATCGGGTTCAGCGGCTATTACTCCAAAGATTCGATCGTCATGCACTCGCTGTGGTACGGCCAGGTGATGCCGAAGCACGCGTGGCTGGCGTTCATGCCGGCCGTCGGCGCCGCGATCACCGCGTTCTACATGTTCCGGCTCTGGTTCATGACCTTCGCCGGCAAGCCGCGCGATCATCACATTTACGATCACGCGCACGAATCGCCGCCGGTGATGTACGTGCCGCTGGTCGTGCTGTCGGTGTTCGCCGTCGGCGTGGCGTGGACGATGCCCTTCACGGGGTTGAGCTTGGAAGGCCTGTTGGATTCCGCCCGCTGGCCAGGAACGGATCCCGCGCAAGTGCTGGGACTTTCCAGCGTCATCGATCCGCATGAGTTCCACGGCCAGGCGACGATCGTGGCCTTCTCGACCGCCCTCTCCGGCATCCTGCTGGCGGCGGTGTTCTACGGCTGGGGTTACCTCAATCCGGAAGATGTGCGACGGCAGTTCTCGCCAATCTACAACTTCCTCCGCGGCAAGTGGTACTTCGACGAGTTGTACGAAGTCATTTTCATCCGCCCGACACATTTTATCGCGGCGCGGATTGCGAACCTGGATAAGAAGTGGATCGACGGCTTCATTAACGCCCTCGCGCGTTGGACGAAAGCCGTGGCGAACTTCGATGACGTGATCGACCGCTACCTGATCGACGGCCTGGCGAACGCGATCGCGCATTGGACCTTTTCGACCGGCGTGGCGCTGCGAGGCGTGCAGACCGGCCGGCTCCGCCAATACGTGATGTTCATCGTCGTCGGCACGGTGGCCTTGTTTGTGATGATCAGCTTCTACGCCAGCAGGGCGTAACGAACTTCGGATAGATACCCGGGAATTCCATTCATGCCTGTCGATCCCACGACATTGCTTTCGTTGCTGACCTTTTTTCCGGCTATTGGCGCGCTCGTGCTCGCTTTTTTGCCGAAGGACAAGCCGGACGCGCTCAAGCTGTTCACACTGGTGATCACGGGCGTGGTCTTCGCGGCGTCGCTCGGATTGGTGTTGCCCAGCACGGGTTGGTACGATCCATCGAACGCCGGCATGCAATTGACGTTCGCGCATCCGTGGATTCCCACGTTCAACATCGATTACGCGATGGGGCTGGACGGCATCTCGATGCCGCTCTTGTTGCTGACGACTTTCGTCTTTTTCCTCTCGATGTGGGCGAGTTGGCCGATCGAGAAACACGTTAAGGCCTATTGCATCCTGTTTCTGATCCTGGAAACGGGCGTGATCGGCGTGTTCATGTCACTCAACTTCTTCCTGTTCTACGTGTTCTGGGAAGTCATGTTGCTGCCGATGTATTTCCTGATCGGCGTCTGGGGCGGCCCGCGCCGCGAGTACGCCGCGATCAAGTTCTTCATCTACACGCTGCTCGGCGGCGTGTTCATGTTGATCGCCGTGTTGATGCTGTACTTCACCAGCGATGTGAAAGCCCTCACGCCAGCGCAGTTGCAAACGGCCCACGTGGTGGACGCGAGCCTGACCGGCGACGACCTCGCCGCGGCCGTGAATCAAATTCAGAATCAGCCGGGCAAGGCCCATACTTTCAACATTCTCGCGCTCCAACAGCTCGGCCAGTTCACCGATCAGTTCAGAAGCGACAAGCCGGAAGACCTGATCCTCGGCAAAACGATCGAGTGGTGGGCGTTCCTGCTGCTGTTCGCCGGCTTCGTGATCAAGGTGCCGAGCGTGCCGGTACATACCTGGCTGCCGGACGCGCACGTCGAAGCGCCCACGCCGATTTCGATGATCCTGGCCGGCGTGCTCTTGAAACTCGGCGGCTACGGCATCATCCGCATCTGCTATCCGATCTGCCCCGAGGCAGGCTATGAACTAGCCTGGTTCGTGTGCGGACTTGGCGTCGTTAGCATGCTCTACGGCGCCTTCGCGGCCTTGGCGCAGAAGGACTTCAAGCGGCTCGTCGCCTATAGCTCGGTCAGTCACATGGGCTACGTCGTCCTCGGTCTCGGCGTTTGGAGCGCGTCTTACAAGACCGGCTTCGATCCCCAGTACTGGGCAATGGGCATGAACGGGGCGATGTTCCAGATGATCGCCCACGGCATCGCCTCGCCGGGCATGTTCTTCATGGTCGGCGTGATTTACGAGCGCGTGCATCACCGCAACCTTGATGAGTTCGGCGGCCTGTTCGCCAAGATGCCCGTCTATAGCGGGCTGGCGTTCGGGATCTTCTTCGCCGGCCTGGGGCTACCTGGTCTGTGCGGATTCATCGGCGAAGTGTTCGTTACGCTCTCGGTTTGGAATTACAGCCAGGCGTTGGCCGTGATTGGCGCGTTCACCGTGATTCTTACTGCCGCGTACATCCTGTGGACGCTGCAACGCGTCTACCTGGGACCGGAATACAAGGGCCCGCACGGCGATCACTTGCATCCGATGACGCCGCGCGAGTTGGCGATCGCGGCGCCGATTCTGTTCCTCTGCATTTTCTTCGGCGTGTATCCCAACGCAGTGTTCAAATACATGTCCCCCAGCGTCACCAAAACGGCTGTCGATCTCGCGGAGTGGACCCAGCGAGAAGATCCCGACAAGGAGCGGAGGGAGTCCGAGCAGCAGACCGCGGCGATCACCACGCCCATCACCACCAGCGCTCTGGCGCCGACGGGACAGTCGTACTAACAACATGTGTGGCTGGGGTCGAATGTACTCATTCGCCCCCAGTGATACGAGGATTGGGTCGATCACCAATCAGACATTTTGCTCTCGCCTGGGGGCGGACGAGTACGTCCGACCCCAGCCACCCGAGCTGTAACTCGGGGCCTAACGGGGAGTCGGCGACTTGAATACGTTTCACGATTTTTTCGCGGATAGCGGCAAGCTGTCGTTAGTCCACGACACGATGACGGTGTCGCTGCCGGCCTTCAAGCCGGAGTTGGCGCTCACGGTCACGATCGTCGTGATGCTGCTGGTGCGCGTGCTGAATCTGCGCTGGATCAACGGGTTTTGGCTGGCCCTGGCGGGTTCGCTGGCGGCACTCTACTATGCTGCGCCGGGCGATCTGCTGGCCACGGATGCGCCGATCGTCAGTCAGGAGTTGTTCACCGGCTTGATCAAGTACGACGCCTTCACCGTATACTTTCGCGCGTTGTTGATGGCATTCGCGGTGCTGTTCGTGCTGTTCACTTGGCTGTCCGGCATTCCAGATCGCGAGGACAGCACCGATTTCTTCACGCTCGTCTTCGGCGCCACAATCGGCATGTGCCTGATGGCCTCGTCGAATCACTTGCTCACCGTGTTCCTCGGCGTCGAGATGGCCAGCGTGCCGTCGTATGCCTTGGCCGGCATGCTCAAGGGCAGGCGCGAGAGTAGCGAGGCAGCGCTTAAATACGCCGTCTATGGCGCGGGCGCGGCCGGCGTGATGCTCTACGGCATTAGCTTGGTAGCTGGCGTGCTGGGCACGGCGCACCTGCCCACGTTGGCGCATCAACTCGCGGTCGTGCTGAGCGAGCCAACTTATGGCGATCGCCACGTGGTGCTCGTCCTCGGCGGACTGATGGTGATGGTCGGCCTGGCTTTCAAGCTTTCCGCAGTGCCGTTTCATTTCTGGTGCCCGGATGTCTTTGAGGGGGCCAGCGCAGAAGTCAATGCGTTCCTGTCGGTCGCTTCCAAGGCGGCTGCGTTGGCGCTACTGATTCGCGTGGCGATTGGCTTTGGACATCTGCCGGCGAACGAAGCGCCGACGGCCTCGCTACCCGTGGCACAAGTGACAACGGTCGCCTTTCAGCATGAGACGCCGACGGTTGCCGAGGCCGAATCGCCGACACCCGCGGCGACGGTGGCCGTGAGCAACGAAAGCCTGGCCCCGGCGCGGAAATTCATGGCGGGACTCGTGGCGTTGATCGCCGCGATCACCTGCACGTTCGGCAACCTGACCGCCTACGGCCAGACGAACATTAAGCGCTTGCTCGCCTATTCCACGATCGCCCACGCCGGCTACATGATGATGCCGGTGGCGGCGATGCTCTTGTTGCTCGGCGATCCCGCGCGTCAGGTCGAAGCTCGCAATGCCGCCGCGTCGATCGCGTTCTATGTCGGCGCGTACCTGTTCATGAACCTGAGCGCGTTCGCGATCATCGCCTTCCTACGAAATGCGATGCGCAGCGAAGAGATCGCCTCCTACGCGGGACTCGTGCGCCGCTCGCCCGGCGTGGTGATCTGCTTCGCCACCGTCATGTTGAGCCTGCTGGGCTTGCCGCCATTGGCCGGTTTCGCCGCCAAGTTCGTGGCCTTCAGCGCACTGGCCGACGCTGGGCAACCGCTGACGTGGACGCTGCTCTTCGTAGGCGGCATCAACACCGTCTTCAGCTTGTTCTACTACTTGCGCGTGGTGAAGGTGATGACGCTCGATCCGGAACCCGACGATCGCCCGCCGTTGGAGTTTTCGCTCGTCTCGCGCGACGGCGCCTTCGTCGCCTTGATGACGTTGCCGGTGATTTTGCTCGGCGTCTGGCCCGATCTCTTGTTGCGGTTGGCCAGCGCCGCGACGCAGGGAGTATTGTCCTAGGCCTCGTTTTCTTCCTGCCTCCTTTACTTCTCTGCTCCTTTACTTCTGTGCTCCTTTACTTCTGTGCTCCTTTACTACTCAGCCCTTCCATGTTCATGACCGCCTCCGCCCGATCGGTTGCGCTGCTGAATGCGCTGTTTCAGACCATTCACCGGTCGTTGCCGATGTACCTGGCCGAGGCCGCGGATCCTTGGAAGCATGCCGGCGATGAGCGCGCAGCCGAGACGCTCGCCAACATCGTGGCCGACCAGCGCGCCTTCACCGCGCGGATCGCGGATGTGATTCTAGACCACGGGTCGCTCGAGCCAGGCGGCTACCCGATGGAATACACCGACACGCACTTCCTGGCGCTCGATTTCCTGATCGGCGAACTGATCAAGTACCAGCGCCGCGACGTCGCCCGCATCCAGCGCATCGTCACGGCCCTCGCCGATGACCACGACGCCCAGGAAATCGCCGAAGAAACCCTCGGCGCCGAGAAGGCGCATCTGGAAATGCTGGAAGAACTCAACAGGTAATGACGAATGCCGCTTTTTGGCATCGTCTCGCGTTGTGGCATGGTCTTAAGTTGTGGCAGGTCTCCCGACCATGCCACCGGCCTGACCGAAGGTCTCCATTGCTCGTCATGGCGTTTTCGCACCGTGACACGGTCGGGAGACCGTGCCACAACACAACAAACCGTGCCACAACACAACCGATTCGTCATTCGACCTTCGACATTTTGCCGTCTACTGCTTGAGCCGCGCTCGCAGTTCCTTCTCCAGCTCCGCGATATGAATGTTGCGGTGAATGACGTTGCCCTTTTGATCGATCAGGATCATCGTCGGCAAGGTCAGCACGCCCAGCTCGTTGGCGAGGCGGCTGTCGAGTCCGCCCGGTTCCCAGACTTGCGGCCAACTGAGCTTGTTTTCCTTCAGGAACGCCGTCAGATCGGCCTGGTTGCCGTCGAGGCTGACGCCCACCGCCTGGAATCCGCCCTTGCCGCCGTACTTGGCCATCAGGTCGGCGATGTCGTCCAGGTCGGCGCGGCACGGTTCGGCCCAGGTGGCCCAATAATGCACCAGCACGTACTTCCCTTTGAACGGCGCGGCCGCCAGGTCGACGGTGCCCTTCATATTGACGGCGTTCGCACGGAGCACGATCGGCTTGCCGACGGAGTTAAGGCGGCGCACCGCGCCGGCCGCCTTCTGCGCATTGGGCGCCGAGGCGAACTCAGTCACAATGCGCTGATACCACGTCTTGGCTTCCTCTTCCTGGCCGGCATATTCCTGCGCGATGCCAAGTTGCAGCATCGCCTCCGCTGCGTCGGCGCTCTTGGGATTCGCTTCGACGAATTTCTCCAGGCTTTCCAACCACTTGGTTTGCACCGCCGGGAAATCGACGTTTTCCTGCTGCACGGCCGCGCCGTATTCCGCCATCAGGCTGCGGAACTCGACATAGGCGGCCAACTCGTCGTCGCCGCCGTCGGCTTTGAGCTTGTCGTGCAGCGTTCGCAGACGCTCCGCACCGCTGGAGAATCCGCCGGCCTGCACTGCGGCGCTGGCCGTATCGGCCAATTGGCGAATCCACTGGGCGCGATCTTCCGGCGCCGTGCTGGCCGCGGCGAGTTGTTCCAGTAGATCCACGCGGCGCACGTTCAGCTTGTCTTGCTCCTCGGGCGTGGCAGCCTTGGCGAGCGCATCGTCCATGCCTTGCAATTCGTCGAGCAGTTTCTGTACTTCGTCGCTCGGCGCTCCGGCGACGCTCTCCGCGCCTCCTTCGCTGCGCGGCGGCAGCGACGGCTGGAAGAAGAAGCCGGTCGAAGAGAGTTGCTCGCCAGTGGCCGGAATCGATGGCGCATCGATCAGCCGCCAGTTGTCGCCCACGCGGACGAGCGTGCCGATCTGCACCTGTCCGTCTTTGCCGGCGGTGTCGATCATCGCCAGCACGTTTTCATAAACGGCGATATCGCTGGTCGAGCCTTCGGTGCCGGCGGGCACCACGCCCGGGCGCGAGCCGCCGAAATGCAACCACTTCGTGGCGGCGCTCAACGACTTCTGTGCTTTGGCCATCTCGGCGAACGTTTTCGGGGCGTCGTTCAGGCGCTGTGTGAGCTCTTTCGTACGCTCCGGTCCGAGACCGAGGGAGGCCAATTCATCCTTGCTGACGAGCAAGCGCGTGAAGCGTTGGGCGTCGCCGGTGGCCAGCGCCGCCACCGCCTCGGCGGTCGCCTCTTCGGCCGAAATCTGCTTCCAGGAATCGATCGCGCCGTTCTCGTCGGCGTCCAGACCCCAGCGGCAACCGGCCGTGTTCAGCCAACGGTACTGATCCGCCTTGGAGCTGTTTTTTTGCGAGTCGATGTCGCGGTACACTTCGAGACCGTTTTGGTAATAGCACCAGAGATCGACCACGTTGTCGCCATTGGTGTCGGCGAAGCGGCGGAGCATCTGCCCCGAGGCGTCGCGGACGATCCAGCCGGTTTCGCCGGAGACGTTCTCCGCCTTGATCGTGCACTTCGAGGCTTCTTCCGCCGTCGGGCGGTCGTATTCGACCTCTTTTTGGACGGGCGCCAGTTTCAAGGCGGCCTCGACCGAGGGCGCATCCGCACGCACGGAACCCGCCAAGGCCGGCAGGGTGACGGCCAGCGATCCAGCCAACCAGGCACGGCGTCGAACCAAACTCATGGTCGAATTCCTTTGCTAAGATTCCCAACCTTCCGGGGCGCGCACGGCCGCTCTCGGCACCTACCTATCTTCGGCGCGGCCCTACGGTCGGCATCAGCCCTACAGCCCGTTTTCTCACCCCCGCCGTTAGTGAGTAAGCGAACCCTGGGCGGCGGCGGGCGTCTTGTTTGTCACCGTCGCGTCGTTTCTTTAAAGCCCAGGGAAGGCCATCCAAATCGAACCATCGTCCGCAGTTTTCGAAGGCCTTCCCTGGGCCTGTCAGCGACTTTCGCGGACAAGCCAGAAAAAAGTGGTAGACTTCCATTCTCCGTCTCCAGGCGGTTTGACAGTCGGGGCAAGACTCATAAAATACGAGGTTTCCCCGCCGCGGCCGCACGGCCGCCCCGGGCGTGTAGCTCAGTTGGTTAGAGCGCGTCCCTGATAAGGACGAGGTCCGAAGTTCGAATCTTCGCACGCCCACTCCCCTGACTTGGCAAGGTTCGCGGAAATGCGTAACTCCTGGCAAGTCAGGGGTTTTTTATGCGCGCTGATTGAACTGCGGTTCCTCGAAGCGTCCTGCTTCGGCCAGCTGGACGTCGCTTACACTCCGCCAAACAGCGTCA
This portion of the Planctomycetia bacterium genome encodes:
- a CDS encoding thioredoxin-like domain-containing protein; the protein is MSLVRRRAWLAGSLAVTLPALAGSVRADAPSVEAALKLAPVQKEVEYDRPTAEEASKCTIKAENVSGETGWIVRDASGQMLRRFADTNGDNVVDLWCYYQNGLEVYRDIDSQKNSSKADQYRWLNTAGCRWGLDADENGAIDSWKQISAEEATAEAVAALATGDAQRFTRLLVSKDELASLGLGPERTKELTQRLNDAPKTFAEMAKAQKSLSAATKWLHFGGSRPGVVPAGTEGSTSDIAVYENVLAMIDTAGKDGQVQIGTLVRVGDNWRLIDAPSIPATGEQLSSTGFFFQPSLPPRSEGGAESVAGAPSDEVQKLLDELQGMDDALAKAATPEEQDKLNVRRVDLLEQLAAASTAPEDRAQWIRQLADTASAAVQAGGFSSGAERLRTLHDKLKADGGDDELAAYVEFRSLMAEYGAAVQQENVDFPAVQTKWLESLEKFVEANPKSADAAEAMLQLGIAQEYAGQEEEAKTWYQRIVTEFASAPNAQKAAGAVRRLNSVGKPIVLRANAVNMKGTVDLAAAPFKGKYVLVHYWATWAEPCRADLDDIADLMAKYGGKGGFQAVGVSLDGNQADLTAFLKENKLSWPQVWEPGGLDSRLANELGVLTLPTMILIDQKGNVIHRNIHIAELEKELRARLKQ